One window of Lawsonibacter asaccharolyticus genomic DNA carries:
- a CDS encoding N-acylglucosamine 2-epimerase produces MDRKRLQETREWVRKELASSAEFWLKYGMDKEHGGVYTCIDRTGRLFSTDKSVWMQGRCGWTYAYLCTVYGTRPEWLEASKSCLDFMEKHCINREADGRMYFTVTGDGKPLRQRRYCFSEGFYALANAEYYAVTGDRECLERARRAYELIYQLNNGLIKDPAGMGPKTIPETRSGRALADPMIYLNITSVMRRCDPEHREVYDARAKQCVETIFRYHHKPELKCTLETVGMNGEFWSDISAGRFVNPGHDIECSWFLMEEAKYEDDPELRAKAMEVFDMAIERGWDKEYGGLLYFVDCMGFPPEAYEHDMKLWWPHNEILIASLMMYRDSGDEKYLDWFYKTVDYCKTYFADPEYGEWYGYLRRDGKPTEPACKGCTFKGPFHVPRSLIMADQLIGQILEQN; encoded by the coding sequence ATGGACAGAAAGAGATTGCAGGAGACCAGGGAGTGGGTCAGGAAGGAACTGGCGTCCAGTGCCGAATTTTGGCTGAAATACGGCATGGACAAGGAGCACGGCGGCGTCTACACCTGTATCGACCGGACAGGGCGCCTGTTCTCCACGGACAAGAGCGTGTGGATGCAGGGGCGGTGCGGCTGGACCTACGCCTATCTGTGCACCGTCTACGGCACCCGGCCGGAGTGGCTGGAGGCCAGCAAGAGCTGTCTGGACTTCATGGAGAAGCACTGCATCAACCGGGAGGCGGACGGCCGGATGTACTTCACCGTCACCGGCGACGGCAAGCCGCTGCGCCAGCGCCGCTACTGCTTCTCCGAGGGCTTCTACGCCCTGGCCAACGCGGAGTATTACGCGGTCACGGGGGACAGGGAGTGCCTGGAGCGGGCCCGCCGGGCCTATGAGCTGATCTATCAGCTGAACAACGGCCTCATCAAGGACCCCGCCGGCATGGGCCCCAAGACCATCCCGGAGACCCGGAGCGGCCGCGCCCTGGCCGACCCCATGATCTATCTGAACATCACATCAGTGATGCGCCGCTGCGACCCGGAGCACCGGGAGGTCTATGACGCCCGGGCCAAGCAGTGCGTGGAGACCATCTTCCGCTATCACCACAAGCCGGAGCTGAAGTGCACCCTGGAGACCGTGGGCATGAACGGCGAGTTCTGGTCCGATATCTCCGCCGGCCGCTTCGTCAATCCGGGCCACGACATCGAGTGCAGCTGGTTTCTGATGGAGGAGGCCAAGTACGAGGACGACCCGGAGCTGCGGGCGAAGGCCATGGAGGTCTTTGATATGGCCATCGAGCGGGGCTGGGACAAGGAGTACGGCGGCCTGCTCTACTTCGTGGACTGCATGGGATTCCCGCCGGAGGCCTATGAGCACGACATGAAGCTGTGGTGGCCCCACAACGAGATCCTGATCGCCAGTCTGATGATGTACCGGGACAGCGGGGACGAGAAGTATCTGGACTGGTTCTACAAGACCGTGGACTACTGCAAGACCTATTTCGCGGACCCGGAGTACGGCGAGTGGTACGGCTATCTCCGCCGGGACGGCAAGCCCACCGAGCCCGCCTGCAAGGGCTGCACCTTCAAAGGGCCCTTCCACGTGCCCCGCAGCCTGATCATGGCGGATCAGCTGATCGGGCAGATCCTGGAGCAGAACTGA